The DNA window GGTTATGGCGCTTTTTCATATAGCAAATCACAAATTAATAATGTTATCAGATACATTCAAAATCAAGAAGAACATCACAAAACAAAATCCTTTCTAGAAGAATATTTAGAAATATTGCAAAATTTTGAAATTGAATATGACGAAAAATACATTTTCAAGGAATTAATATAAAAAGTATAGTCCCTACGGGACAAAACACAATCACTAATACAAATTTCTACCAACATAAAGTTCCTAATGGAACAAAACAAAAACAAAAAAATCTTAAAAATATGAAAAAAATAATTCTACTAACAGTACTTTCAATTTCATTGTTTTCTTGCGGAAAGAAAGAAGACAATGCCAATATTGACACTTTAATTGCTTCTAAAAATGTTTCGGCACTTCAGGCCAAAAAAGCCGTAATCCAAGCCGATTTAGCCAAAATTGATGAAGCGTTATCCACCTTAGACGTCAAAAAAGACGAAGCCTTAGTTTCTGTTCTTAGCTTAAAAGACACCATTTTTAGTCATTATCTTGAAATTCAAGGTAGCGTAGATACTAAAGAAAACATTTTGGTCCAACCCGAATATCAAGGAACATTGATTTCGTTGAATGCCAAAGCAGGTCAAAGAGTATCGAAAGGCCAAGTTTTAGGTAAAATTGACGATGCTGGCTTGAGTCAACAAGTGGCAAGCTTGGAAAATCAATATGCTTTGGCAAAAACGACATTCGAGCGTCAAAAAAATCTGTGGAATCAAAAAATTGGTTCTGAAATGCAATATTTACAAGCGCAAACCCAAATGATTTCGGCTCAGCGTGGCGTGGCTCAAGCCAAAGCGCAATTAGCAAAAACCATCATAAAAGCCCCATTTACAGGAACTATAGATCAAGTTTTTGTCGAAAAAGGTCAAGTGGTAGCTCCAAGCCAACAAGGATTGATGCGTATCGTGAATTTGTCGAATATGTTTGTGTCAACTTCAGTTCCTGAAACCTACATTGGTAAGTTAAAAATAGGCACCGAAGTGGATGTTTTATTGACATCTTTGGGTAAAACGTATAAAGGAAGAGTGCGTCAAATTGGGAATTTTGTCAATCCTAGCAACCGTAGTTTTGGTATTGAAGTGGGCGTTCCAAATCCTGATAATTTATTGCGTCCGAACCAAGTAGCCAATCTTAAAATCACCGATTACGAAAGCAAAAACGCCGTAGTTGTTCCAACTAATGTGATTCAAGAAGATAATGTAAAAAACAAATACGTGTACATCGTAACCAATTCAAATGGAAAAACAGGAGTTGCCAAAAAAGTAATCGTAAAACTTGGACAATCTTCAGACAATGTAACCGAGATTTTGAACGGACTATCGGCCAATGACATCATTGTTACCGAGGGAGCCAATGCGGTTTCTGAAGGAATGAAACTTAATTTCTAAAAATGGTTAATTGTTTAATCGGTTAATTGTTTAAACTCTTAAACAATTTTAAACAACCTTAAACCTTAAACTTTAAACAATAGTAAACTTTAAACTAAAAATAAAAAAATGCACAGTATAAACCATAAAAAATTCGGCATTTCAAACTGGGCTGTAGACAATCGCGTCACCGTTTATATCATAACGGCTTTAATTGTCATTACCGGAGTATATGCCTATATCACA is part of the Flavobacterium nackdongense genome and encodes:
- a CDS encoding efflux RND transporter periplasmic adaptor subunit: MKKIILLTVLSISLFSCGKKEDNANIDTLIASKNVSALQAKKAVIQADLAKIDEALSTLDVKKDEALVSVLSLKDTIFSHYLEIQGSVDTKENILVQPEYQGTLISLNAKAGQRVSKGQVLGKIDDAGLSQQVASLENQYALAKTTFERQKNLWNQKIGSEMQYLQAQTQMISAQRGVAQAKAQLAKTIIKAPFTGTIDQVFVEKGQVVAPSQQGLMRIVNLSNMFVSTSVPETYIGKLKIGTEVDVLLTSLGKTYKGRVRQIGNFVNPSNRSFGIEVGVPNPDNLLRPNQVANLKITDYESKNAVVVPTNVIQEDNVKNKYVYIVTNSNGKTGVAKKVIVKLGQSSDNVTEILNGLSANDIIVTEGANAVSEGMKLNF